TAATTCTCACCCCCTGCATATTTTTATTGCGTGCTTTACTTCAGTTTTTAATAGCAAAGCAGAGTATAAAAGCGTTTCATTATACCATAATTTACCTGATAGTTGCAAGGATTTAAAAATGCCAACTTAGTTAACTGGCATTTTCCTTAATGATACTATTGAATTATTTTTATTATAGCTTCAGGTAAGTATTTAATAATATCACCTGCAGTTAACGAATATTCCCCCAAGCACTCTGCTCCCATATCTCCGGCCATACCATGCAAGTAAACAGCAGCTCTGAGTGCATTTTTTATCTCTATTTGCTGTCCTATTAATGAAGCAATTATTCCCGTCAGTACATCTCCGCTGCCGGCTGTTGCCATTCCAGGGTTTCCAGTAGTATTAATAAATGCTTCACCATCTGGACATGCAATTACTGTACGTGCGCCCTTTAACACAAGAAATACATTATATTTTTGTGAAAACTCGGAAGATTTTTCGATTATATCATTACTTAAATAGCTAATATCATTTTTTAACAATCTTGCCATTTCCCCGTAGTGCGGCGTCAAAACAACAAGCTGCTCGTGACCTAACAGTTTATTTAAGTCAAGCTTATTTATTCCCTCGGCGTCAATAACCAACGGCTTTAAGCAATTACTCAAAAGATAATTCAGTATTCCGTCATAATTAATTATATTACTGCAACCCGAACCTGTTGCCACTACATCAGAATAAGCAATTATCTCTTGTTTAAGCTTTTCAAAAGAAAAATCGTGTGCATTATAAGTACATGTTATTGCTTCTAATGCCATGGACTCAACTACACAATATATTTCATCCGGTATAAAAGCTTTAACCAAGCCTGAGCCGCATTTAAGTGCAG
Above is a window of Sedimentibacter sp. MB35-C1 DNA encoding:
- a CDS encoding NAD(P)H-hydrate dehydratase; its protein translation is MIKKNLDNFILGNTDKIPIVEFNDNNFVHLTELNDIKGIIKKRCRNSHKGTYGKVGFISGSKGMAGAAVLNLNAALKCGSGLVKAFIPDEIYCVVESMALEAITCTYNAHDFSFEKLKQEIIAYSDVVATGSGCSNIINYDGILNYLLSNCLKPLVIDAEGINKLDLNKLLGHEQLVVLTPHYGEMARLLKNDISYLSNDIIEKSSEFSQKYNVFLVLKGARTVIACPDGEAFINTTGNPGMATAGSGDVLTGIIASLIGQQIEIKNALRAAVYLHGMAGDMGAECLGEYSLTAGDIIKYLPEAIIKIIQ